A window of Chitinivibrionales bacterium contains these coding sequences:
- a CDS encoding PKD domain-containing protein gives MKTIASAIKIYRVIVLVLLVVGIQTSYAFMTVDATSNAGVLYEDVKFGWNHTIGNGVNRLLVFSISGAQWDNNNTNAARIDSIKFNNKKAIYAASSYYGTNSLCSQIWYMLEDSLPAAGTYRCSVFFKGEFDPGSAGAISFFGAAQQAPEAEDSTTLTSGTNILTDVTTITDGAWLVDALFVNGGDDPAPTESGQQEMWDITNWGIYHSAASRRQIGTAGNAGMGWTSAPASQNGWAHVVCAFAPDNSPGGTITIQDNNGYTNDNTPLITVVHANANQMAITLDTNSYSFIPVASTYNGITFTSEGKNIVWTKFTDGSNPSAWVKDSTIYDITPPTSAIITSGSFIPDTWHPHDSVKGTMSDGSGEVAGGDSVKITIKAPGTGNRYWDGSAWLSTETWLKATLASGVWSYEIDTASLNEGGSGTYTISSLAYDKAGNVQSSSGTGSFSYDAPGPENPSISVEDGNGYSNTTTISCHLSADQATGVKVLEGSNSQNPPAGGSYVAFSDPQLQNVTVGSTGGWKYLWSRFRDSQGYESYWVVDSTFYDGTPPNSDISTTGGFNASSWGDSIKGSATDAAPQSGIASVKISIFNQSTSQNWNGSGWQFAEGDTIWLSVTGTTSWEYELLDAGLVDGTCLIQSRAEDNAGNLQIVLDTTYITYDNTPPSGSVTISDNNGYTNDADPPLTITSSNADNMRLAFGADTTTWKVYATPDSIPVAAGGDGPVSVYAQFKDAVGNVSGWVSDNTIYDGADPQSAITTTSTYNSGAWPGAVSGTAADSTSGVEQVLVQVERVSPPGYWTGSGWGSAGFLSATLTFGAANSWNWSLNIPVGSLSNGQYNITCKAVDSSGNEQATATAASFAYDSSGPAGAQIAIIDSSGFTADPTPPLSLYATDVVEMRIGLAASDTISWKNYSTTDSIDISGVGSGNGARIYVQYRDANDNRSIWISDSTTYDITPPSAIITTAGTFNSTSWSGRIQGSSSDNAAGVSLIEVSIQSQLNSTWWDGSAWTASATPIWLPATGAGSWYYPLAASNLTDGVFSVWARGIDRVGNLQSSLAAGDITYDNTPPLNPEILITDQNGYTRDTDPYLRLTASGADSMRIALSQNPLAVWKPWNSADSITISSGGDGAKIIYAQFKDSVGNVGAWASDTTTFDITPPTSLVITPAPASVMNPSAWIDTVKGTASDPTAGIQSVRISIQSRVSGRFWNGNAWVDGDSLWLSATGTVSWHYPINDNQFTDTAYTVASRAVDSAGNVQQIPAKNHFLFYQPPVAGFDARGSALRATAVQFTDTSKGAITGYLWDFGDGNTSTEQNPTHVYQTAGSYLVGLIVDGPGGKDTAFLTDSLLVYEEDQNPIRLDGQYINDTTVALSFEGHSDISTSLFEPPSADSIQLWIRPNALPTDQNLGTQLTKYSVSNLQNRGDPAFDTVTVPQLASGDTAYGFMTSVEWIHGHPSGFRSINGDLVVMEDTTRPVNDLIMTGTYLGGDSIRLTLDSISSIDTQYVARIGIWYGLSQTGDFSDTSSTRWYDVSTIIAGTVADTWSVTLSDPLFAGESRTLYVRAVLEGKNLLYSEDSAKADFTVGNPRPDNPVVLRATALNSETIRLSWSEISGVDSIKIWYGTQEIPEDPPGALTLMTLVPGATDTVDTAEGLNANTRYRFGLQIRKNGLWSLVTQNSSATDSTPAADTGSIVNSIDIVDARFDTSVNQIIITWRVDHYDNIDRRYGIHLDTSFCSLDTPAVWLPVTDTFNVDSIEFNHDELVFDALYCISMWLKRSGGAPSLPTDSSRKTLETPSYTWQSVTYFTRDTVKLFNRNVRLWKDSTYTIPPTTDIIYNYSPDTALLKGLDPVGVGMYFKNPQPSQPFYLGFAYDSIPSGYTAGDIRLYRFIGTEYVVERNTVLDTSLDLIYIKTNALYSNDLKIPLIPMIDTASPEITFESETTTVVDMAVQSTISDTFILGDNVGNARWRLYYAKGGESIDKPAPDSSGILSSTSDTIVSFIDSRGTEDNGMRILLVVDDGVHVDTVNLSRQTVRPLSDPLATEAMEWYPVHTTATPESASVAFMMRNTVQSGASWSYNRKRARIFRWFPCEDNRYDNEKWIEYSDKYDSLGYFDCLPGRLIWIKTKENESVDFGKAVTLSLKDTFNLELPPNEWTDCAIPFKFDMRISDILAATGSRADSCEFYRWEQGGGPEGDIFLSEALYVPGLIGSDTMTIVSGDAAGHTVYNRADTMVTLKFPPVPLSMSTVPQSETTFLARRKKTSEWRIRLVPRVKGMGKITSVYCGYSPGEGMVTYYRKPPSHGNISVSIYDKAGGRQYGHSLVHRLEGNGAVFPLLFSNDSEHKKQITAHYEILSSTPENYRIKLFDPATKTWVDDSADCKTIVSGGAKEYRYLVVGDNTFLQQFKTGFKTWNLALVNTFPNPFRNTITILYSLPYSGIRELHFSIFDMLGRTVWDLKIPSRSMRPGLNRITWNGLNRTGDKIASGTYMLRMTAVDNKQETRLFKRRLTYVK, from the coding sequence TTGAAAACTATTGCATCCGCAATAAAAATTTATCGAGTTATCGTTCTGGTTTTACTGGTTGTGGGAATTCAAACCTCGTATGCATTTATGACTGTTGATGCAACCAGTAATGCAGGGGTACTCTACGAAGATGTAAAATTCGGATGGAACCATACTATTGGGAATGGAGTCAATCGGCTGCTTGTTTTCAGCATATCGGGCGCACAGTGGGATAACAATAACACAAATGCCGCTCGAATTGACAGTATCAAATTTAACAACAAAAAGGCAATCTATGCGGCATCATCCTATTATGGGACAAATTCTTTATGTTCACAGATATGGTATATGCTCGAGGATTCTCTTCCTGCCGCCGGAACCTATCGATGTTCGGTGTTTTTTAAGGGAGAATTTGATCCCGGTTCCGCGGGGGCAATTTCCTTTTTTGGCGCCGCCCAGCAAGCCCCTGAAGCGGAAGATTCAACAACACTGACATCCGGGACAAACATTTTAACTGATGTTACGACGATAACCGACGGGGCATGGCTGGTTGATGCCCTCTTTGTCAACGGAGGGGATGATCCCGCTCCAACTGAATCGGGACAACAGGAAATGTGGGATATTACTAATTGGGGAATATATCACAGTGCGGCAAGTAGACGGCAAATCGGTACCGCGGGAAACGCGGGCATGGGATGGACTTCAGCCCCCGCTTCTCAGAACGGATGGGCGCATGTCGTCTGTGCATTCGCTCCCGATAATTCTCCGGGCGGCACAATCACTATCCAGGACAACAACGGGTATACAAACGACAATACCCCCCTTATTACCGTAGTTCATGCTAACGCAAACCAGATGGCCATAACACTCGACACCAATTCATACTCCTTCATACCTGTGGCATCGACTTATAACGGCATTACCTTTACTTCCGAAGGTAAAAACATTGTCTGGACGAAATTTACCGATGGTTCCAATCCATCGGCATGGGTCAAAGACTCCACAATCTACGATATCACCCCACCGACATCAGCGATAATAACAAGCGGTTCATTTATCCCCGACACATGGCATCCTCATGATTCTGTTAAAGGAACAATGTCCGACGGTTCGGGGGAAGTAGCCGGGGGGGACTCGGTAAAAATCACCATCAAGGCACCGGGGACAGGGAATCGTTACTGGGACGGCTCAGCCTGGTTGTCAACCGAAACATGGTTGAAAGCGACCCTCGCAAGCGGGGTCTGGTCCTATGAAATCGATACAGCGTCACTCAATGAGGGAGGCTCGGGAACATATACCATATCCTCCCTGGCCTATGATAAAGCGGGAAATGTGCAATCATCTTCCGGAACCGGTTCCTTTTCCTACGACGCCCCCGGACCGGAAAATCCTTCCATTAGTGTCGAGGATGGAAACGGGTATTCGAATACAACTACGATTAGCTGCCATCTTTCGGCAGACCAGGCTACCGGGGTGAAGGTCCTTGAAGGCTCCAACAGTCAAAATCCTCCTGCCGGCGGGTCGTATGTCGCTTTTTCCGATCCTCAACTCCAGAACGTGACTGTCGGCTCGACCGGTGGATGGAAATATCTCTGGTCACGATTCAGGGATTCTCAGGGATATGAATCCTACTGGGTTGTGGACAGTACATTCTATGACGGTACCCCGCCCAATTCCGATATCTCAACCACCGGCGGTTTCAATGCTTCATCCTGGGGTGATTCGATTAAGGGAAGTGCCACCGACGCCGCTCCGCAATCCGGGATAGCTTCGGTCAAAATCAGTATTTTCAACCAGTCCACCAGTCAGAACTGGAACGGCAGTGGATGGCAATTTGCAGAAGGGGATACGATCTGGCTGTCTGTCACAGGCACAACTTCGTGGGAATACGAACTCCTCGACGCCGGTCTTGTCGACGGTACCTGTCTTATTCAGTCCCGGGCCGAAGATAATGCGGGGAATCTGCAGATCGTGCTCGATACCACCTATATCACCTATGACAACACGCCGCCCTCGGGATCAGTAACAATTTCCGACAACAACGGCTATACCAACGACGCCGACCCGCCCCTGACTATTACGTCATCGAATGCAGACAACATGCGGCTTGCTTTCGGCGCCGATACCACTACGTGGAAAGTGTATGCCACCCCCGACAGTATCCCTGTTGCGGCCGGGGGAGACGGTCCGGTGAGTGTGTATGCGCAGTTCAAGGATGCCGTAGGAAATGTTTCCGGATGGGTGAGTGATAATACAATCTACGACGGCGCCGATCCGCAATCGGCTATTACCACGACGAGTACCTACAACAGCGGCGCCTGGCCCGGAGCGGTATCGGGCACTGCAGCCGATTCGACCTCGGGTGTGGAACAGGTGCTGGTCCAGGTCGAGCGGGTTTCACCGCCTGGGTACTGGACCGGTTCGGGGTGGGGGAGCGCCGGTTTTCTCTCGGCAACACTTACTTTCGGAGCCGCAAATTCATGGAACTGGTCGCTGAATATTCCTGTGGGCAGTTTGAGTAACGGTCAGTACAATATCACGTGTAAAGCAGTCGACTCATCGGGCAACGAGCAGGCCACAGCCACCGCGGCATCCTTTGCCTATGACAGCAGTGGTCCGGCGGGCGCTCAGATTGCGATTATCGACAGCAGCGGCTTCACCGCCGATCCAACGCCGCCCCTGTCGCTCTATGCTACCGATGTTGTCGAAATGAGAATCGGCCTGGCGGCAAGCGATACTATCTCCTGGAAAAACTACAGCACCACCGACAGTATCGATATCTCGGGCGTGGGATCGGGCAATGGTGCGCGAATCTATGTGCAGTACCGCGATGCCAACGATAACCGCTCAATATGGATCAGTGATTCCACCACCTATGATATCACTCCGCCTTCAGCAATAATAACCACGGCCGGAACATTCAACAGCACGAGCTGGAGCGGACGAATCCAGGGGTCTTCCTCGGATAATGCAGCGGGTGTTTCGCTCATTGAAGTAAGCATTCAGAGCCAGCTGAATTCCACCTGGTGGGACGGTTCCGCCTGGACCGCATCCGCCACTCCCATATGGCTTCCTGCAACCGGCGCCGGTTCCTGGTATTACCCCCTTGCCGCATCTAATCTCACCGACGGTGTTTTTTCGGTCTGGGCCCGGGGGATCGACCGGGTCGGTAACCTGCAGAGTTCTCTTGCCGCGGGAGACATTACCTATGACAATACCCCTCCCCTTAATCCGGAAATTCTGATTACCGATCAGAACGGCTATACCCGCGATACAGACCCTTATCTGCGGCTGACTGCAAGCGGCGCCGACAGCATGCGGATCGCTCTGTCACAGAATCCTCTTGCAGTGTGGAAACCCTGGAATTCGGCAGACAGCATTACCATTTCTTCGGGCGGTGACGGGGCAAAAATTATCTACGCCCAGTTCAAGGACAGCGTGGGGAATGTGGGGGCCTGGGCGAGCGACACGACAACATTTGATATTACCCCGCCTACAAGTCTGGTGATCACTCCTGCTCCCGCTTCAGTGATGAACCCTTCGGCATGGATCGATACGGTAAAAGGAACAGCTTCCGATCCGACTGCAGGAATACAATCGGTGCGTATCAGCATACAAAGCAGGGTGAGTGGACGATTCTGGAATGGTAATGCGTGGGTTGACGGCGATTCGTTATGGCTTTCTGCAACCGGTACGGTGTCATGGCACTATCCAATAAATGATAATCAGTTCACCGATACCGCCTATACTGTGGCTTCACGGGCGGTCGACAGCGCAGGTAATGTCCAGCAGATCCCTGCGAAAAATCATTTCCTCTTCTATCAGCCGCCGGTTGCAGGGTTCGATGCTCGGGGGAGCGCACTGAGGGCAACGGCGGTTCAATTTACCGATACTTCAAAGGGCGCCATTACCGGATATCTGTGGGATTTCGGTGATGGTAATACGTCAACAGAGCAGAATCCGACTCATGTTTATCAGACGGCCGGGTCCTATCTTGTCGGGCTTATCGTTGATGGCCCCGGGGGAAAGGATACCGCTTTTCTGACCGATTCACTTCTTGTGTATGAAGAAGACCAGAATCCGATCAGGCTTGATGGACAGTATATCAATGATACGACCGTAGCATTATCATTTGAAGGCCATTCGGATATAAGTACATCTCTCTTCGAACCCCCCTCTGCCGATTCGATCCAGTTGTGGATCCGGCCAAATGCTCTTCCCACCGATCAGAATTTGGGAACTCAACTTACGAAATACAGTGTATCTAACCTGCAAAACAGGGGAGATCCTGCTTTCGATACGGTTACTGTCCCGCAACTCGCGTCCGGCGATACGGCATACGGATTTATGACATCAGTGGAATGGATACACGGTCATCCCTCAGGGTTCAGATCGATCAACGGTGATCTTGTTGTAATGGAAGACACAACCCGGCCGGTTAATGATCTGATTATGACCGGCACCTATCTGGGAGGGGACTCGATCCGGCTGACTCTCGACAGCATATCGAGCATCGACACACAGTATGTTGCTCGAATCGGCATATGGTATGGTCTTTCCCAGACCGGAGATTTTTCAGATACTTCATCCACCCGGTGGTATGATGTTTCGACCATTATAGCCGGAACCGTTGCCGATACCTGGTCGGTTACTCTTTCCGACCCGCTTTTTGCCGGTGAATCCAGAACCCTTTATGTACGGGCTGTTCTGGAAGGAAAGAATCTTCTGTACAGCGAGGATAGTGCAAAGGCCGACTTTACGGTTGGCAATCCCCGGCCCGACAATCCGGTCGTGCTGCGGGCCACGGCGCTCAATTCGGAAACAATCCGGCTTTCGTGGAGTGAAATCTCCGGTGTCGACAGTATTAAAATATGGTACGGCACGCAGGAGATCCCCGAAGACCCGCCCGGAGCCCTCACGCTGATGACTCTGGTTCCCGGTGCTACCGATACCGTTGATACCGCCGAAGGGCTCAATGCCAATACCCGCTACCGGTTCGGCCTCCAGATACGTAAAAACGGCCTCTGGTCTCTTGTCACGCAGAATTCATCGGCAACCGATTCGACTCCTGCCGCTGATACGGGAAGTATTGTCAATTCCATCGATATCGTCGATGCCCGGTTCGATACTTCGGTCAACCAGATCATTATCACCTGGCGAGTCGATCATTACGACAATATCGACCGGCGTTATGGGATACATCTGGATACCAGCTTCTGCAGCCTCGATACCCCGGCGGTCTGGCTCCCGGTCACTGATACATTCAATGTCGATTCGATTGAATTTAACCATGATGAGCTTGTGTTCGATGCTCTTTACTGTATCTCGATGTGGCTCAAGCGGAGTGGCGGGGCGCCCTCCCTTCCCACCGATTCATCCAGAAAAACCCTGGAGACGCCGTCATATACATGGCAAAGCGTGACCTATTTCACCCGGGACACGGTCAAACTGTTCAACCGGAATGTCCGCCTGTGGAAAGACAGTACCTATACGATTCCGCCCACGACTGATATTATTTATAATTATTCACCCGACACTGCGCTTCTGAAGGGTCTCGATCCGGTGGGAGTGGGGATGTATTTCAAAAACCCGCAGCCGTCCCAGCCTTTCTATCTGGGATTTGCCTATGATTCGATACCATCGGGGTATACAGCCGGCGATATCCGCTTATACCGCTTTATCGGTACAGAATATGTGGTGGAACGGAATACGGTACTGGATACATCCCTCGATCTGATTTACATAAAAACCAACGCACTCTATTCCAACGACCTGAAAATCCCCCTTATTCCCATGATCGATACGGCCTCGCCCGAGATTACTTTTGAGAGTGAAACCACAACGGTTGTCGATATGGCGGTACAGAGCACGATATCGGATACTTTTATTCTCGGCGACAACGTGGGGAATGCCCGGTGGCGGCTCTACTATGCAAAGGGCGGGGAATCGATCGACAAACCCGCTCCGGATAGTTCGGGAATCCTGAGTTCGACTTCCGATACGATCGTGAGTTTCATTGACAGCCGGGGGACCGAAGACAACGGCATGCGGATTCTGCTTGTTGTCGATGACGGTGTTCATGTGGATACGGTTAATCTTTCGCGGCAGACAGTCCGTCCCCTGTCCGATCCGCTCGCCACCGAGGCCATGGAATGGTATCCCGTGCATACCACCGCCACGCCGGAAAGTGCATCGGTAGCTTTCATGATGAGAAACACCGTGCAATCGGGAGCATCATGGTCCTACAACAGGAAGCGGGCCCGGATATTCAGGTGGTTCCCCTGCGAGGATAATCGATACGATAACGAGAAATGGATTGAATATTCGGATAAATACGATTCACTGGGTTATTTTGACTGCCTTCCGGGACGTCTGATCTGGATAAAAACAAAGGAAAATGAATCGGTAGATTTCGGAAAAGCCGTAACGCTTTCGCTCAAAGACACCTTCAACCTCGAGCTTCCTCCCAACGAATGGACCGATTGTGCGATACCATTCAAGTTTGACATGCGGATCAGTGATATCCTTGCGGCCACCGGTTCCCGGGCCGACAGCTGTGAATTCTACCGTTGGGAACAAGGCGGCGGCCCCGAGGGGGATATTTTCCTTTCCGAAGCTCTCTATGTTCCCGGGTTGATCGGATCGGATACCATGACCATTGTATCCGGTGATGCCGCGGGGCATACGGTGTACAACCGTGCCGATACCATGGTAACCCTGAAATTCCCACCGGTTCCTCTGAGCATGTCGACCGTTCCGCAGAGCGAAACGACCTTCCTTGCCCGCCGAAAGAAGACCAGTGAATGGCGCATACGGCTTGTGCCTCGGGTGAAAGGAATGGGGAAAATTACCTCGGTGTATTGCGGTTATTCGCCGGGGGAGGGAATGGTCACCTATTACCGGAAACCGCCGTCACACGGCAACATATCGGTGAGTATCTATGATAAAGCCGGCGGTCGGCAATACGGACACAGTCTGGTCCACCGACTGGAAGGGAACGGCGCTGTTTTCCCGCTCCTTTTCTCCAACGACTCCGAACACAAAAAGCAGATAACCGCTCACTACGAGATCCTGTCATCGACGCCGGAGAATTATCGCATTAAACTATTCGATCCTGCAACAAAAACCTGGGTAGACGACAGTGCCGACTGCAAAACCATCGTTTCGGGCGGGGCGAAGGAGTACCGCTATCTGGTTGTTGGTGACAACACGTTTCTGCAGCAGTTCAAAACCGGTTTCAAAACATGGAACCTTGCCCTGGTCAATACCTTTCCCAATCCTTTCAGAAATACCATTACGATCCTCTATTCCTTGCCCTATTCGGGCATCCGGGAACTTCATTTCAGCATATTCGATATGCTCGGACGGACTGTCTGGGACCTGAAAATCCCCTCCCGGAGCATGCGCCCCGGTCTCAACCGTATCACCTGGAACGGCCTCAACCGCACCGGCGACAAAATCGCCTCAGGCACATACATGCTCCGCATGACCGCTGTCGACAACAAACAGGAAACGCGGTTGTTCAAGCGAAGGTTGACCTATGTGAAATAG
- a CDS encoding DUF72 domain-containing protein has product MKQQILIGTSGYSYKEWVGPVYPPGTAPKDFLELYSGMFPLAELNFSYYRQPDQRTMGRMAHMTGDDFTFVVKGHKSLTHEIKNFREDAAVFKHGIGPLTEAGKLGAVLLQFPYSFHYVPRSRKYLDALCAEFEHIPLAVEFRNSEWQNDSVYNGLKKRNVALVSVDEPDLPKLLKPTEITTADFAYVRFHGRNQQNWWTGDNVSRYDYLYSDDELMEWVPRIQTMAATAHRVMVAFNNHSKGQAAQNAKRLKEMLEG; this is encoded by the coding sequence ATGAAACAACAAATACTCATAGGAACAAGCGGTTACTCCTACAAGGAGTGGGTTGGCCCGGTGTATCCGCCGGGGACCGCGCCGAAGGATTTTCTGGAGCTGTACAGCGGAATGTTTCCGCTGGCCGAGCTCAATTTTTCCTATTACCGTCAACCGGACCAGCGGACCATGGGGCGAATGGCCCATATGACGGGTGATGATTTCACTTTTGTGGTGAAAGGGCATAAGAGTCTGACCCATGAGATCAAGAATTTCAGGGAAGACGCCGCCGTGTTCAAGCATGGGATTGGGCCCCTGACCGAAGCGGGGAAACTTGGTGCGGTATTACTTCAGTTCCCCTACAGTTTCCATTATGTTCCCCGGTCGCGGAAATATCTCGATGCACTCTGTGCCGAATTCGAGCATATTCCCCTTGCCGTGGAGTTTCGCAACAGTGAATGGCAGAACGATTCGGTCTATAACGGGCTCAAAAAACGGAATGTCGCGCTGGTGAGTGTTGATGAACCCGATTTACCCAAACTGCTCAAGCCGACCGAGATCACCACCGCAGATTTTGCCTATGTCCGTTTTCATGGAAGAAACCAACAGAACTGGTGGACCGGCGACAATGTCTCCCGGTACGACTACCTGTACAGCGATGATGAACTCATGGAGTGGGTCCCCAGGATCCAGACCATGGCTGCAACGGCCCACAGGGTAATGGTGGCATTTAACAACCACTCCAAAGGCCAGGCAGCTCAGAACGCGAAGCGGTTGAAGGAGATGCTTGAGGGGTGA
- a CDS encoding radical SAM protein, which produces MNIHKQPTTLQKLHLLSQDSQYDLSCACGSNDKERRHRSGDDRWVYPAALPGSGEKRFLFKTLISNVCSNDCKYCPIRSERDVPRCSLRPEEVASVFMDYYTRKKVMGIFLSSGVIGTPDSTMDRITAIARILRKKHKFKGYMHLKIIPGASDGAIEEAVSLAGMVSINIETPGENHFRLLSGRKDYFNDVIRPLKYISKLTGKGMKYSRVKQTTQFVVGAADETDRDIVRYAGGLYNKLKLNRIYFSAYQRGAGTADLPGEHSLQSNADLLTREHRLYQTDFLMRKYRFAPEDIPLDRQGYLALDIDPKEHWARCHPEFFPINLNRANKYDLLRVPGIGHITVNTILSMRKEGRRIRRLEDIGRVGKRLEKARGYLCV; this is translated from the coding sequence ATGAACATACACAAACAACCAACCACTCTCCAAAAACTCCACCTCCTCTCGCAGGATTCTCAATATGATTTATCCTGTGCTTGTGGAAGCAACGACAAGGAGCGCCGTCACCGGTCGGGGGATGATCGGTGGGTGTATCCGGCGGCATTGCCGGGGAGCGGGGAGAAGCGATTTCTTTTCAAGACCCTGATCTCCAATGTGTGCAGTAACGACTGCAAGTACTGCCCGATCAGGAGTGAGCGTGATGTTCCCCGGTGCAGTTTACGTCCCGAGGAGGTGGCGTCAGTGTTTATGGACTACTATACCCGGAAAAAAGTGATGGGTATTTTTCTCAGCAGCGGCGTGATCGGCACGCCGGACAGCACCATGGACCGGATCACGGCGATAGCGAGGATTTTACGGAAAAAGCACAAATTCAAAGGGTATATGCACCTGAAAATCATTCCCGGCGCATCGGATGGCGCCATCGAAGAGGCGGTTTCGCTGGCCGGTATGGTTTCGATCAATATCGAAACGCCCGGTGAAAATCATTTCAGGCTTTTGAGCGGCCGAAAAGACTATTTCAATGATGTAATTCGCCCGTTGAAATATATCAGTAAACTAACGGGTAAAGGAATGAAATACAGCCGGGTGAAACAGACTACCCAGTTTGTTGTGGGTGCGGCCGATGAAACCGACAGGGATATTGTCCGGTATGCTGGCGGGTTGTACAACAAACTGAAACTCAACCGTATCTACTTCAGCGCCTATCAGCGGGGTGCCGGCACCGCCGACCTTCCGGGAGAGCATTCACTGCAGAGCAATGCAGACCTCCTGACCCGGGAGCACCGCCTGTACCAGACCGATTTCCTCATGCGGAAATACCGTTTTGCTCCCGAGGATATCCCGCTGGACAGACAAGGGTATCTGGCCCTCGACATAGATCCCAAAGAACATTGGGCCCGGTGCCATCCGGAATTTTTCCCGATCAATCTCAACCGGGCAAACAAGTACGATCTGCTCCGGGTACCGGGGATAGGCCATATAACAGTAAACACCATTCTTTCTATGAGAAAGGAGGGGAGAAGAATCAGGAGATTGGAAGATATCGGAAGAGTCGGAAAACGGCTTGAAAAAGCGAGAGGGTATCTGTGTGTGTGA
- the lexA gene encoding transcriptional repressor LexA — protein sequence MRDLTPEQHRVLSFVIHSQKNRGAPPTVREIAEKLGYKSINSARQHLRLIEKKGYIRSIPGKARGIEIVVGFEMEKDDSGLRVPMVGRVAAGKPITAVENLDGYVTLDRTIFRGEGLFTLRISGDSMKDIGIMDGDIVIVRQQSMVENNEVAVVIIDGDATLKRFIRHNDHIILRAENPAYGDMIVFDDKDVWVVGKLVGVMRRC from the coding sequence ATGCGAGATCTTACCCCCGAACAGCATCGTGTTCTTTCGTTTGTGATCCACAGCCAGAAGAATCGTGGTGCGCCGCCCACCGTTCGTGAGATTGCCGAGAAACTTGGGTATAAGAGTATCAACAGTGCCCGCCAGCACCTTCGGTTGATCGAGAAAAAGGGGTATATCCGGAGCATTCCCGGCAAAGCCCGGGGGATCGAGATTGTGGTGGGATTCGAGATGGAGAAAGACGATTCCGGGCTCCGGGTACCCATGGTCGGGCGGGTTGCGGCCGGCAAACCGATTACCGCGGTGGAGAATCTCGACGGTTATGTTACGCTCGACCGGACAATTTTCCGTGGTGAAGGGCTTTTTACCCTCCGTATCAGCGGGGACAGCATGAAAGATATCGGTATTATGGATGGTGATATCGTGATAGTCCGTCAGCAGTCTATGGTGGAAAACAACGAAGTCGCGGTGGTGATTATCGATGGCGATGCCACGCTCAAGCGCTTTATCCGCCACAACGACCACATAATTCTCCGCGCCGAAAACCCGGCCTATGGGGATATGATCGTTTTTGATGATAAGGATGTGTGGGTCGTGGGGAAATTGGTGGGGGTTATGAGGAGATGTTGA